TCTTGGAGGCCTTGATACTCAACAATATGGCAGGGGAAAGCGTGCAAGAGAGGTTtgtctataaattttattcatttagaTTTTGCGTTCAACATACCTTCATATTGTGAGTTTTATATAGGCTTAAACTTGTGTAATTTTGATGAACATAACTTGACATGTGATGTGTGAAAAGCAAAATAATCATACTCGTGTATTACCTTGTGTTAGATGTAGTAAGCAATTCCTAATTGATGTGAACATTGTGCAGGTACGTTCCTATGAAGAGCAATGGACAGAGGAAGAGTTTGAAAAGATGTGTCAAGTTGAAGCTCCAGATTCACCCAAAGTAAAAGAAGTGGCAGAAATGAGTTATCCGACAAATACTTCCAGCTCTGTTGTATCTACTTCCAACCCCCAACCTGTGGTGGCCGTGTCTCCAGTGGCCCCAACTTTGCCATCTGTGGAGAGTTTGCCTGTACAGCAAGCTAAAGAGATAACTCCCCCAGCCAAACGTGGTCGTGGACGACCAAAAAGAATAACATCTGATAAGTCCCCAGCTGTGATGGGTCCTCCAGTAACTTCTGGAACTGTTGAAGTAGACACACAATTGCAAAAGGGATCTGGGTCTGGGCACTTGGCATCATCAGCTGCTGATTCTGTTTCTCATTCTTCTGAAGTTACAAGTGTGAATGCACCCGGGCAGCAGTCTGATGCAGGAGTTTCTCCTAATGCACATCCTGCCATTCCCGTGCCCACTATTCCACCAAATTCTCAGGTAGCTGCCGTTCCTGCTTCTGTATCTATTCAAGCAAGAGGACCAGGGCGGAAAAATCATGGTAGTGAAGGGGGGATTAGACGTAGAGGAAAGAAGCAGGTCATGGTTCCACCTCCTGTCCCGGGTGGTTCTGTTGGTCCTGATGTAAAGGTGAATGAGAAATTGGATAATAAATTGGTGAGTCCTTCTGGTCAAGCTATCTCCCAGGGTGAAGTTGTTCCCAGTTTGGCTGCAGTAGCCTATCCATCTTCTGCTTCTTTGAACAGTGGTCTGGGTGCTGGGACTGTTTTGAATTCTCAGGCACCCCATCCCTCACCCTCTAATACAACATTGGTTCAAACGATAACCACTCATCCATCTGAACAGATGCCAAGTAAAGGACAAAATCAGAAGTCGCAAACTGGAGTTTCACGTCGTAGGGGGAAGAAGCAGGCACCAATTTTGGCTCCAGTTCCAGATGTTTTACATGAGGATTCACATCAAACTGCTAATTTACCTATATCATCAGGAAGTGCTGTAGTTGAAAAAGCCACTGAATTAAAGAGCTTGGAAGTGAACAATGTTCCAGAATCAAAATGTGTTGTCCAGGATCAAGCATCACAGAACTTAGGTGATCAGGATTTAAAATCATTGGAAGGATCAGATGACTCAGCTAAACAGACAGTGATCACGCCTTCATGTCAAGATAGTATGATCAAATTTCCAGGTGAAATTTGGCATTGTAGTATTGAAGTTCTTAAAAgtcttttcatttgttttagagaagaactttgatataaactcaattttttttgcaGGGGAAGATCTTGAGAAGGTTAAGAATCTTGAGGTGTATGATGCTTCTGTAAAGATTGTTAAATCTTCTGAAATAACCTCGTCAAAGGTAGATGAAGTTTGCAATAACTCACGGAGTGAAACTTCATTGCTCACAACAGTGCCCGTTGCTGAGGCGACGAAAGATCAGCTTTCGGGTGGCAAAACCCATACTCAAACCGTTGAAACTACAAAAATCATCCCTTCAGTTGTTGATACTCCAACTAATACTGATGCCATCAATAAGTCTTTAGATCCTGTGAATCCAAAGATTGTTCCCAGTACATTAAGCACTATTAATCCTTCCACTCCGGCCTCTGAAAGTACTCTTTCAGGATCAATTGAATCCATCCCTTCCAGAAGGCAAGGTCGGAAAACTCAAAATAGAGCAGACCCACCAAGACGAAGGGGTAAAAAATCAGCTTCAGTGTTACCTGTTGTTCCTGATGCAGTTACGGGTCAGGATCCCAAGTTAAGTCATCATGCACAGAATTCATCAGGGGATTCATTGCAAGGTAAAGCCACTGCCAATATCAGTCAAAGCCAATCATTTGAGATCCTTTTACCCAGTGGAGTAGTCAGTCATGAgtcaaaaagaaaagatagaacaACCAATTCTACCCAAAATAAGCAAATGAAAGTTACAAGGATTGATAGTGCTCCTATCTCTGCAGATAAGATTTCTGTGCATGATGTTGCTAGGGTAATGAAGGAAGTTTTCTCTGGAACTTGCTTACCAAAGCCCAAAGCTCATGATTCTGCCGGGAGTGAGGATAAGAATTCAACTGTTGGACATGTAATGACTAAAGCTGCAGTATGTGGCTCCAATAACCAGAATTTGGAGGATAAAGCACGTTGTGATATAACATCTAGTGGTGTAGCATGCCTAACTTCGGATGCTGTTGTGAATGTTCCTGAAAAACAATCAGAACCGGCATCCAGTATGCCAAATTTGGAGGGTAAAGCTAATTTAAATATGCCAACTACCGGAGAACATAGCTTGCTATCAGATGTTAAAGAAAAGGATGAACAGACTCAACATTGTGTTGAAAACTCAATCACAGAGTGTAAAATAGCTCTTGATACAACTGTCAGTGCTGTTGAAAAGACTGATGGTTCTTCTGAGAAACTTCCTACCAGTGATTTAAGTGTAGATTCGAGTAGCCATCAGATATGTTCATCTTCTGGTGCTGGATCTCTTGTGGTAATTGATCATAATAAACTTGGAGACCAATCTGATTTTTCTGAGGAGTGTTTAAGACCTTCTGCACTTGATATTGGTGGCCCAGGATGCTCGCTAATTCCATTGGAACCCAAAACTTCTAGTAATAATCTTGATTCTACTCAGACTGATATGTGTACTCAGAGCCATTCATCCACAAACAAACGTCTGGATGTCACAGAACAAGTTTCTACTGAAAAATTGGATCCTTCGAAACCATCTTTGGCATCGTCTCTTTCTTATGTTGATAACGCTGGGTTATTGGTTCAGACTGAAAATTTAGGTGATCAACCACAAGTGACCTCATCTAGTCCTGCAACAGGTCCTCCTCCAAGTACAGTGATAGTTTCTATTGTTTCGAAAcaaaatgaagttaaaaatgAAACCGAGTTTGCCTTAAAAGCTTCTGCTGAACTCTCTTCTGATGAGGGGATTGTTGGGTGTAAAATTCCAGATTCAGAGTTGCTGAAACCCGAGAATCCAATTACATTCGAACATGATTCTCAAAAGCCATTAGAACCCCCTGTGAAGCAGTGTTTAGAATCAGCTTCTGAAATGGAAGATCCTGTGGGTGCTAAGGCTGTTAAAATTGAGAAACATCCAGATGCTCTAGAACCTGATTTGGATGGTACTCCATTGATCGAGAGTTGTTCAAAAAATCTAtctgaagaaaaaaaggatGATGTGAATTTCATATGTGAACAGCTTCAGTCTTGTGTGGCTAAATCGATAAATATTGACCCTGTTTCCCAAGAAAATATCGTATTACCCAATCCCATTGACAATCCGAAGACTTCCTCTGAGGCTTGCCATGTAGAAATAGACACATCTGATAGGTTAGTGTTGCCACAGCCTTGTGGTTTGGAAGCTGTAGGGAATGATTTAAGAGGTGATTCTGGTGTTGGCAGTTTTGTAGAGGGAACTATATCTGAAGGTGCAGTCCTGTCCCAGTCAACCTTGGTTGAAGAGCAAAATAGGGGCTCAGAACCTTTGGAAGAGTCAATGGAGAAGGATGCGGCCAACAACTCTGGACTCCAGGAGGAAGTAAAAGTTGATGAAGTGGAGGCTGATAGTCTAATGAATTCTTCTATTAGTCAGACTGTGCTTGTAAAACATGACGCTTTTcaagaaaatatgaatttgtCCTCCCATCCAAtgacaaaggaagaaaacataGAAGGATCAACTGTGAGGAGCCTATCTATCAGCATTTCTCCATCAGATGGATTGAAGGATTCTAAATCTGAACTAGGCCATAAAGATATATCTCCGGTTGGTAATTCTCAGATTGGATCTGAAGATAGTATGTTGAAGAGCTTAGGTTTAGTTTCATCTCCTTCGGTGAGGAAGGAAGAAGGGGTCACTTCTACCTCTGATATTGATGGCGTTGAACCTGTTTCCTCTAATGACTTGCTTGGTAAATCAAAGGTTCATCAATTAATAACTGTCCCAGATGCTGTGGAGCCTTCATTGTCTCAactgaaagaggaagaaaagattggGTTATCATCTGACAGTAAATTAGTTGTGAGGTCTGTATCTGAAAAAGACATCGAAGGATCTGGTCTCTTGCCAGAAGATCCAGTGCTGGAAATCAATAAAATGTCATCAGATTCCCCAATTATTGTTACCGACTCTTCGGAGGCTCAAGTGTCTTTGGTAAAAGTAGATTCTGAAGAAGTTAGAATGAGTGATCAAATGGATGTTTCTGAGGTTTCTCACAATGATTCAGAAAAGCTTTCTTCCAATAGCCAGAATGATCCTTCTTGTTTGCATATGGAGAGAGATAATGCTAATGTGTTATCTGACAGGGGCCCTCTCTTCAGTTCGTTTGGTCCAGGCGAAAGAGATCCTCTGATTGAGAATTGTAGGGATGACGTCATGGTATGTTTTGTACATATTTAGCAGATCTGGcttcaaatttttttctctaattatgTACTTTGTTTATGCAGGAACCTATTGCAAATCCGTTATTGCAACATAAATCAGATTGTTCTGAATCTGAGAAGGTTGAGATGAATACATCTGATGTTGGCTGCGTTGATCCAGAACTGATGGCCAAAAGCACAGATTTACCTTCTTCCTTGATGGAGGAAGATAAAGCTGATATTTCATGCAGGAGCCCATTGGCTGGTGCAGAACCAATGACTGGAGAGAATTGTGAAGATGCTAATGAGGTATGACATTTGGCAACTATTAGTATACTAGTCGTTACTGTCCCTTCAATTTTACTCTTGTACCATTTCAGCTGGAGTTCCTTACAAATTCATTAACTTTACAGGAACCAAATCGTTCAGAAGCTGAGATCCGTAATCAAGTGGATGCATCTGATGCTGGGGTTACTACGGAACAACTTTCATCAGGTGACGTTATTGAGCCATCATCTTCCTTGATAATTGAGGACAATAAGATTGTTTTGTCATCTGAAAAGGTTCTACATCTGACTGAAGAGGGGAGCTGTACAGATACTAGTGAGGTTAGTTATTTTGCACCTACATAATGTCTTCTGCCATAATTCTCCCTTTAACTTCCGTCATGAATTAATTTCTTTAGGGTCCATCAAATAATCCAGTACTGCTacagaaattaaataataattccgAAGCTGAGATGTGTGATCAAGGCAGTACACAGGTTGGTCTCCCCTTTAGACTATGCAAAACTCTTTTATCTTGGTTTTACAGTGAGTTGTTTTGCTTCATTTGAGGTAATTGATTTGaacaattcatttaatattctaTCTAAAAGCATATTCCGAGGGTGAGAATTTTTTCAGTTGaaagtaaaacaaattaaaatttaggcTGCATGGCTTGGTTTATTGGGATTTTACACTtatttgtaacatcccattttgcAAGAACTGCGTTGTTTCTCTTCTAATGCCCTAAATATGGAATCAGTGTTGGGCATTATCACTTTAGACAATTTGGGCgatgattttatatttactgGTACAGCTTTCATGGTTTTGTCTGCATTAAAAAATCTGTTATCTAATGTTTCCATTACTTCTGGCCTTTGATTTTGtattgcttcctaggttggtgGGACACCTGTGGATGTAGTCAAAGCATCAGAGGTGGAAAGTGAGGTGAAGACATTGTCTGATGAGGGTCCACAAGGAATCTTCGAAACCCAGGTTGAATCAAGAGGACTCGCTGACAGTGAGGTCAGGGCAGATAGTAAAAGCTGTGATACTGAGATGGAAAATGTATCTGAAGTCCCAAATTCCTCAGTATCGGTTGAACAGGTGGATGGCTTATCTAATGAAGGTATTGTTGGCAGCCCAGCAATAATGCAGGTGTCGGAAGATTCTGAAGCTATTGCGGGTGTTGAGATTGATGTTACTCCAGATTGTTTGGATCCCTCAGTATCAGTTGAGAAGGTGGATGGCTTATCCAATGAAGGTATTGTTGGAAGCCAACCAAGAATGCTGGTCTCAGAAGATTCTGAAGCTGTTGCGAGAGATGGAATT
This genomic stretch from Vigna radiata var. radiata cultivar VC1973A chromosome 7, Vradiata_ver6, whole genome shotgun sequence harbors:
- the LOC106767512 gene encoding chromatin structure-remodeling complex protein SYD translates to MASSQNVELEAAKFLHKLIQDSKDEPAKLATKLYVILQHMKSSGKEHSMPYQVISRAMETVINQHGLDIEALKSSRLPLTGGPQIGSSSQPVNVTKDSRVGLVENEVSKMDPYASGRPPVAPSGGAPDYYQGSVAQRSSQSFDQGSPSSLDSRSANSQSQDRRDTANWDKQSNQKDGKKATTKRKRGDTSSPVELHVDSPQLDPRNTGVSARKGKMTKAESSDGLPVKSGELSNFNMAPNSGQMENLSTLPGSMRTMLRANQEGHHSLAKQTDLTKIGNPMVRAPNSKYAEDWEVSSAHIASGKQQGAYAKVHGGMGFPAGASSMAEAFSNSMQYGGAVERDGGSSTTLADGHKISQVGRQNSGSEMTMLRQGVPPRDTGKSTVPVMPFKEQQLKQLRAQCLVFLAFRNGLAPKKLHLEIALGTAFSREDGSRKDLIDHKGKSQSLNESNNTSGVMMPFGGPSNVRQSDKNPSGSSSAGKIVEADSLSKGTESPRTMEDKGNLHVTKRDVERRIQERMTTQASSVTSCQQQDSSSTRGAVVGNHLDDVDTSNMPVGRPNQSSVVGPNSWAGFSGANEASKGSPQISTIQHELPIERRENIPSQFQNVGNNCGSRNHSLSSFSLKEQWKSVPGTESDPHGATMMKDGNVMIKHVSPDGFKTVPVDNASKHGISFSTEQDGNERLVSGDLPPSPKYTMSERWIMDQQRKRILVEQKWVQKQQKTKQRMATSFHKLKENVSSSEDISAKTKSVIELKKLQLLELQRRLRSDFLNDFFKPITTEMDHLKSIKKHRHGRRVKPERFEQKMKEERQKRIRERQKEFFSEIEVHKEKLDDVFKIKRERWKGFNRYVKEFHKRKERIHREKIDRIQREKINLLKINDVEGYLRMVQDAKSDRVKQLLKETEKYLQKLGSKLQEAKAAAGRFGQEVDDTGHVSFLENSETENEDESDQAKHYMESNEKYYKMAHSIKESIAEQPSSLQGGKLREYQMNGLRWLVSLYNNHLNGILADEMGLGKTVQVISLICYLMETKNDRGPFLVVVPSSVLPGWDSEINFWAPGVHKIVYAGPPEERRRLFKERIVHQKFNVLLTTYEYLMNKHDRPKLSKIHWHYIIIDEGHRIKNASCKLNADLKHYQSSHRLLLTGTPLQNNLEELWALLNFLLPNIFNSSEDFSQWFNKPFESAGDSSPDEALLSEEENLLIINRLHQVLRPFVLRRLKHKVENELPEKIERLIRCEASSYQKLLMKRVEENLGSIGSSRARSVHNSVMELRNICNHPYLSQLHAEEVDNFIPKHYLPPIIRLCGKLEMLDRLLPKLKATDHRVLFFSTMTRLLDVMEEYLTLKQYRYLRLDGHTSGGDRGALIELFNQPESPYFIFLLSIRAGGVGVNLQAADTVILFDTDWNPQVDLQAQARAHRIGQKRDVLVLRFETVQTVEEQVRASAEHKLGVANQSITAGFFDNNTSAEDRREYLEALLRECKKEEAAPVLDDDALNDVLARSETELDIFEAVDKKRKEDELATWKKLVHGQTADGSDLIPPLPTRLVTDEDLKQFYEAMKISDVPKVVVESSGVKRKGGYLGGLDTQQYGRGKRAREVRSYEEQWTEEEFEKMCQVEAPDSPKVKEVAEMSYPTNTSSSVVSTSNPQPVVAVSPVAPTLPSVESLPVQQAKEITPPAKRGRGRPKRITSDKSPAVMGPPVTSGTVEVDTQLQKGSGSGHLASSAADSVSHSSEVTSVNAPGQQSDAGVSPNAHPAIPVPTIPPNSQVAAVPASVSIQARGPGRKNHGSEGGIRRRGKKQVMVPPPVPGGSVGPDVKVNEKLDNKLVSPSGQAISQGEVVPSLAAVAYPSSASLNSGLGAGTVLNSQAPHPSPSNTTLVQTITTHPSEQMPSKGQNQKSQTGVSRRRGKKQAPILAPVPDVLHEDSHQTANLPISSGSAVVEKATELKSLEVNNVPESKCVVQDQASQNLGDQDLKSLEGSDDSAKQTVITPSCQDSMIKFPGEDLEKVKNLEVYDASVKIVKSSEITSSKVDEVCNNSRSETSLLTTVPVAEATKDQLSGGKTHTQTVETTKIIPSVVDTPTNTDAINKSLDPVNPKIVPSTLSTINPSTPASESTLSGSIESIPSRRQGRKTQNRADPPRRRGKKSASVLPVVPDAVTGQDPKLSHHAQNSSGDSLQGKATANISQSQSFEILLPSGVVSHESKRKDRTTNSTQNKQMKVTRIDSAPISADKISVHDVARVMKEVFSGTCLPKPKAHDSAGSEDKNSTVGHVMTKAAVCGSNNQNLEDKARCDITSSGVACLTSDAVVNVPEKQSEPASSMPNLEGKANLNMPTTGEHSLLSDVKEKDEQTQHCVENSITECKIALDTTVSAVEKTDGSSEKLPTSDLSVDSSSHQICSSSGAGSLVVIDHNKLGDQSDFSEECLRPSALDIGGPGCSLIPLEPKTSSNNLDSTQTDMCTQSHSSTNKRLDVTEQVSTEKLDPSKPSLASSLSYVDNAGLLVQTENLGDQPQVTSSSPATGPPPSTVIVSIVSKQNEVKNETEFALKASAELSSDEGIVGCKIPDSELLKPENPITFEHDSQKPLEPPVKQCLESASEMEDPVGAKAVKIEKHPDALEPDLDGTPLIESCSKNLSEEKKDDVNFICEQLQSCVAKSINIDPVSQENIVLPNPIDNPKTSSEACHVEIDTSDRLVLPQPCGLEAVGNDLRGDSGVGSFVEGTISEGAVLSQSTLVEEQNRGSEPLEESMEKDAANNSGLQEEVKVDEVEADSLMNSSISQTVLVKHDAFQENMNLSSHPMTKEENIEGSTVRSLSISISPSDGLKDSKSELGHKDISPVGNSQIGSEDSMLKSLGLVSSPSVRKEEGVTSTSDIDGVEPVSSNDLLGKSKVHQLITVPDAVEPSLSQLKEEEKIGLSSDSKLVVRSVSEKDIEGSGLLPEDPVLEINKMSSDSPIIVTDSSEAQVSLVKVDSEEVRMSDQMDVSEVSHNDSEKLSSNSQNDPSCLHMERDNANVLSDRGPLFSSFGPGERDPLIENCRDDVMEPIANPLLQHKSDCSESEKVEMNTSDVGCVDPELMAKSTDLPSSLMEEDKADISCRSPLAGAEPMTGENCEDANEEPNRSEAEIRNQVDASDAGVTTEQLSSGDVIEPSSSLIIEDNKIVLSSEKVLHLTEEGSCTDTSEGPSNNPVLLQKLNNNSEAEMCDQGSTQVGGTPVDVVKASEVESEVKTLSDEGPQGIFETQVESRGLADSEVRADSKSCDTEMENVSEVPNSSVSVEQVDGLSNEGIVGSPAIMQVSEDSEAIAGVEIDVTPDCLDPSVSVEKVDGLSNEGIVGSQPRMLVSEDSEAVARDGIDVTPDCLDPSVTVEKVEGLSKQGLLCIEAKVQVSEDSEAVTGDGIDITPGCLAVPETVTIVKDSSICSSAVGSEHVDNLPEANIDTKESKAEVDTKESKAEVDTKESESGVCNQENQVVQEKASECREHEKDLDGNTSEKLDPKESEAGDCNQDNEEKTVKDIEKSTPVAEGSS